The following are encoded in a window of Microbacterium sp. LWO13-1.2 genomic DNA:
- a CDS encoding sugar phosphate isomerase/epimerase, which yields MLATDLPGTLRRIADIGFTQVEPYNFTAFPELGRGLAAAGLAAPTAHAHFIEVDPRPVFAAARELGIETVIEPQVTAERWQTADDVADIAARLNATAKTAAEYGIRIGYHNHAHELKLIDGSPALELLAERLDDTVSLELDAYWVIVGGQDPVDLLRKLGERVVALHVKDGPGTSDPRDQVAVGNGTLPIAAILDAAPEALRVIELDDSRGDRFTAVVDSHAFLTSLGVQ from the coding sequence ATGCTCGCCACCGATCTTCCCGGCACCCTTCGGAGAATCGCCGACATCGGCTTCACGCAGGTCGAACCATACAATTTCACTGCTTTTCCCGAACTGGGTCGCGGCCTCGCCGCGGCGGGCCTCGCCGCGCCGACAGCGCACGCGCACTTCATCGAAGTCGACCCGCGACCGGTCTTCGCCGCGGCCCGTGAACTCGGGATCGAGACCGTGATCGAGCCTCAAGTGACCGCCGAACGATGGCAGACCGCAGACGACGTGGCCGATATCGCTGCGCGTCTGAATGCGACGGCGAAGACCGCCGCGGAGTATGGCATCCGGATCGGCTATCACAACCACGCGCACGAACTGAAGCTCATCGACGGTTCGCCCGCCCTCGAGCTTCTCGCGGAGAGGCTCGACGACACGGTCTCGCTCGAGCTCGATGCCTACTGGGTGATCGTCGGCGGACAGGACCCTGTCGATCTGCTGCGGAAGCTCGGCGAACGGGTGGTCGCGCTGCACGTCAAAGACGGCCCCGGCACGTCCGACCCCCGTGACCAGGTGGCCGTCGGCAACGGAACGCTGCCGATCGCGGCGATCCTCGACGCTGCCCCCGAGGCGCTCCGAGTGATCGAGCTCGACGATTCTCGTGGCGACCGGTTCACGGCTGTCGTCGACAGCCACGCGTTCTTGACGTCGCTGGGCGTGCAATGA